Proteins from a single region of Dyadobacter fanqingshengii:
- a CDS encoding ABC transporter permease gives MATQHSITIKAGGSEKDYWKDLWLHRQLLWILSKRDISVRYKQTLLGVAWSVLRPFMTMTVMVFVFSYVARIDSDPGVPYPLMVLSGLTIWTFFSNTFQQISNSILINGNLVSKVYFPRLLMPLSSIAVGFVDFLIALGIFIVLTPFFDYTISWQIIYIPFFVLLTFITSMGFGLFFAVLNVRFRDIGQLIPFLIQVGMYVLPVAYPSSLVKDTWYEKYYNLNPLVGIIGGFRWCLLGEKSYFNPQSLYSTVIISFSILVLSLIYFRKKENTFVDHI, from the coding sequence ATGGCAACTCAACACTCAATTACAATAAAAGCAGGCGGATCCGAGAAGGATTACTGGAAAGACCTTTGGCTGCACAGACAACTACTCTGGATTTTATCCAAACGGGATATTTCTGTACGATACAAACAAACATTACTAGGCGTTGCATGGAGCGTGCTACGGCCCTTCATGACCATGACCGTGATGGTGTTCGTGTTCAGTTATGTAGCAAGAATCGACAGTGACCCTGGCGTTCCATACCCATTAATGGTATTAAGTGGTCTTACCATTTGGACATTTTTCTCAAACACATTTCAGCAGATTAGTAATAGCATCCTGATCAATGGCAATCTAGTCTCCAAGGTTTACTTTCCCCGGCTCCTTATGCCGTTGAGCTCGATAGCAGTTGGTTTTGTGGATTTTTTGATTGCACTCGGCATATTTATAGTGCTTACCCCATTTTTCGATTACACGATAAGCTGGCAAATCATATACATTCCTTTCTTTGTTTTGCTTACATTTATCACATCGATGGGCTTCGGACTGTTTTTTGCAGTGCTGAATGTACGTTTTCGCGATATTGGCCAGTTAATTCCGTTTTTAATCCAAGTAGGGATGTATGTGTTGCCAGTTGCTTACCCAAGTTCGCTTGTTAAAGATACCTGGTATGAAAAATACTATAATTTGAATCCCCTGGTCGGCATAATCGGCGGGTTTCGCTGGTGCTTGCTTGGAGAAAAGTCATATTTCAATCCGCAAAGTTTATACTCAACTGTGATCATTTCCTTTTCGATTCTCGTATTGTCTTTGATCTATTTTCGAAAAAAAGAGAACACATTTGTGGATCACATCTGA
- a CDS encoding ABC transporter ATP-binding protein: MPVIVAENISKKYIIDHQRKSGSSSLRDVVKETTDKLFSRKQDNSDFAEKEEFWALKDINFSIDQGDRIGIVGHNGAGKSTLLKILSRITEPTTGQIKIEGRIASLLEVGTGFHPELTGRENIFLNGAILGMAKSEIRQSFDAIVDFAGVEKFLDTPVKRYSSGMYVRLGFAIAAHLNPEILIVDEVLAVGDTEFQKKCLGKMRDVSESGRTLIFVSHNLTAIQALCNKSFYFEKGLLIDQGETTHIVTNYLSKVSHKTLEKHWDNIENAPGNDQVRVKRFKLFPEYQDDLNHIDVRTPINFQFEFWNLVEGASLNLSMHLYTFTGECIFNVGTQAETFAKGLVSGVCEIPGHFLNDGSYVVSMMIVKDTSTVLYNMEEALIFDIEDYRENVTWYGKWPGYIRPQLNFSIRQTEHVVND; the protein is encoded by the coding sequence ATGCCTGTAATTGTAGCTGAAAATATTAGTAAGAAATATATCATAGACCACCAGCGCAAAAGTGGGTCTTCGAGCCTTCGTGACGTTGTTAAGGAGACAACCGACAAATTGTTCTCACGCAAGCAGGATAACTCCGATTTTGCCGAAAAAGAAGAGTTCTGGGCATTAAAGGATATTAACTTTTCCATTGATCAAGGTGACCGTATCGGGATCGTGGGTCACAATGGCGCGGGGAAGTCAACATTGTTAAAGATCCTCAGCCGCATTACAGAACCAACCACAGGCCAGATCAAAATTGAAGGCCGCATTGCCAGCTTGCTGGAAGTGGGAACCGGTTTTCACCCCGAACTCACCGGCCGTGAAAATATCTTCCTGAACGGGGCGATATTAGGAATGGCAAAAAGCGAGATCAGACAATCCTTTGATGCGATCGTTGATTTTGCAGGTGTTGAAAAATTTCTGGATACACCGGTAAAAAGATATTCCTCAGGGATGTATGTGCGGCTCGGTTTTGCGATCGCAGCGCATCTTAACCCTGAAATCCTGATCGTAGACGAGGTTTTAGCGGTTGGTGATACAGAATTCCAGAAAAAATGTCTTGGCAAAATGCGCGATGTTTCCGAAAGCGGAAGAACATTGATTTTTGTAAGCCATAACCTCACTGCCATTCAGGCCCTTTGCAACAAGTCTTTCTATTTTGAAAAAGGCTTGCTGATCGATCAGGGCGAGACCACGCATATTGTTACCAATTATTTGAGCAAGGTGTCTCATAAAACCCTTGAAAAACATTGGGATAACATTGAAAATGCGCCTGGTAATGATCAGGTCCGTGTCAAAAGATTCAAGCTTTTCCCTGAATATCAGGACGATCTGAACCACATTGACGTTCGGACGCCGATCAATTTCCAGTTTGAATTCTGGAATCTTGTGGAAGGTGCGAGCCTGAACCTGAGTATGCATTTGTATACGTTTACAGGTGAGTGTATTTTCAATGTTGGAACACAAGCAGAAACTTTTGCCAAAGGCCTCGTAAGCGGCGTTTGTGAAATTCCGGGTCACTTCCTGAACGACGGTTCTTACGTGGTTTCTATGATGATCGTGAAAGACACAAGCACCGTGCTTTACAACATGGAAGAAGCCCTTATTTTTGATATTGAGGATTATCGTGAAAATGTAACGTGGTATGGCAAATGGCCCGGTTATATTCGCCCTCAACTTAATTTTTCCATTCGCCAAACTGAACATGTAGTGAATGATTAA